One window of Arvicola amphibius chromosome 6, mArvAmp1.2, whole genome shotgun sequence genomic DNA carries:
- the LOC119817758 gene encoding LOW QUALITY PROTEIN: peroxiredoxin-2-like (The sequence of the model RefSeq protein was modified relative to this genomic sequence to represent the inferred CDS: deleted 1 base in 1 codon), whose amino-acid sequence MVSRNACIGKPAPDFTATMVVNCAFKEVKLLDYRGKCVVLFFYLLVFTFVSPMEIIAFSNHAEDFQKLGCKVLGVSVDSQFTHLVWINTPWKEGGLGPLNIPLLANVTRSLSQKYEVLKADEGIAYRGLFIIDANGVLRQNTVNYLPVICSVDEALRLVQAFQYTDEHGEVCPAGWKPGSDTVKPNVDDSKEYFSKHN is encoded by the exons ATGGTATCCCGCAACGCATGCATCGGAAAGCCCGCCCCTGATTTCACGGCCACCATGGTGGTGAATTGCGCCTTCAAGGAAGTCAAGCTTTTGGACTACAGAGGGAAGTGCGTGGTCCTCTTTTTCTACCTGCTGGTCTTCACTTTCGTGAGCCCCATGGAGATCATCGCTTTTAGCAACCACGCTGAGGACTTTCAAAAGCTGGGTTGTAAGGTGCTC GGAGTGTCTGTGGACTCTCAGTTCACCCACCTGGTATGGATCAACACTCCATGGAAGGAGGGAGGCTTAGGCCCCCTGAACATCCCCCTGCTTGCTAATGTGACTAGAAGCTTGTCCCAGAAATATGAAGTGTTAAAAGCTGATGAGGGCATTGCTTACAGGGGCCTCTTTATCATCGATGCCAATGGTGTCCTGCGTCAGAACACAGTCAATTACCTACCGGTGATatgctctgtagatgaggctctTCGCCTAGTCCAGGCCTTTCAGTATACAGATGAGCACGGGGAAGTCTGTCCTGCTGGCTGGAAGCCCGGCAGTGACACCGTCAAACCCAATGTGGATGACAGCAAGGAATACTTCTCCAAACACAACTAA